The DNA region GCTCCACCACAATCTGCTCCCCTTCTAGAACAGGGCGTGACGGTTTGGTGCACACTTCCCCATCAATCCGAACGCTCCCTTCCTTAATGCGTTTTTGCAAAAAGGAACGGGAGGCATCTTCTACCATTTCCGCGAGAAAAACATCCAGCCGCAGTCCTGCTTCAGCAGTCTCCACCGTGAGATCTAAGATGTCAGACATGGCTTGCGTCTCCTCTATAGCAGGGCGAAGCAGTCATGAATGCGATACCTCCGGGTCTTTTGCGCTTCCGCCGGGCTCACTATATTTGAAGATATTAATTCCCAGCCATGCTTCGCTATAAAAACGACGGAATAAGAGTCCGGCCAAGAGCATGATGAAAAGCGTCGCGCCGAGCCAAGCGCCCAGTACGCCGCCTTTCAAAACAAAACCAAATAACACTGCCAAAGGCAAAAACACCAGATAAGACATGACAAAGGTCAACACCATCATCCACCGTGTATCTCCGGCGCCGCGCAAGGCACCGGTGGATACAATATTGATCGCGTCAAAGGCTTGGAAAAACGCAGCAAGAATCAAGATTTTGTGGCCCAGCAAAGCGACTTCCGGTTCTGCGCGAAAGAAGATCATAATCAGTTTATCGCCGAAGAGAGCAAAAAGGACACCCATGATGCCCATATAAACCATAGCAATTTTGATGGCCGTATACGTGCGCGCTTTCGCAAGCGCTACGTTGCTGCGTCCTAACCATTGCCCCACAATCGCAGCGATACCGTGATTCAATCCGATGGCGGGCAAAAAACAAATGTGGATAAAGCCCAAGGCAATGGTACTGGCTGCGAGCTCAACAGCGCCAAGCCTTCCCACAATAAAGGCTACAAGAATCCACCAGTTCGCTACATCCAAGAAAAAGGTGAGCGCTGAGGGAATACCGATACGCAATAATTCATGGGTACGCGCCCAGTCGAAGCGCCAGTTTCGATGGGTGCCGTAATGCTCACGAAATGAGCGGCTAAAAAAGAATACGAGCAGAAAAACCGATTGGATGCCCATGGCGATTACAGTCGCCAACGCAGCGCCCCCTATCCCCATACGCGGGAAACCAAACTTTCCGAAAATCAATAGATAATTAAGGGAGAGGTTTAAGAAATTACCAACGATCGCCGCGTACATAGGGATACGGGAACGGTTCACTGCCTGAAAGAAAGCGGCCAGGGCAGTGATCACACCGACAAAAACATAACCGGCGAGTCGAATCCGGAAATACTCTAATTCCAATGCCGTTATCGTCTCTGTATGACCCATGGCACGAAACATAGGCGCCGAAAGAGGATAGAGAATTGCTGCAAAAACGAGGCCCAATAAAGAAAGGTAAAGCCCTTGCCAACCATAACGGGCACAAAGATGATGTTCGCCGCGCCCGTAACATTGCGCCACGAAAGTGGACACCACACTAATAATACCCATATAAAGCGTGGTCATGGAAAAAGAGGCAATTCCTGCACTGCCAATACCTGCCAAGGCATCCGTACTGATATAGGACACCATGACTTTGTCGAAGAATTCCATAATCGTGACAGAAAGCATACCCAAAATAATCGGGCCTGACATGGACATCACTTCACGAAAACCGGAAGAACACGGGGATTCTGTCAAAGTAGGGTTGGAATGCATTAATTTCTTTTCTCGGAAAGGGACGGGGGGATGGCCGGCCTTCTGCCAGCAGAGGTAGTATAGCATATTTATGGAGATGAAAAAGGCTTAGACTCTGATATAAAGCGTTATACCTTTATATCGGTCCCTTTATATCCGGAAATGATTTTACATGCGTTCATTCCTGTTGTGCCTCTTAAACGCGCTCCGAATCGCAGGACTTTACAAAAGTTGTCACCTAGTAACAATTTTTGTCCGGACAAAGGCAGCCTTTTCCGCCGCAGATACTATGATTATGGTGATATCTCATAAATAAAATCTTAAAAAGGCCATTTAATAATTGGCATACATCTTGCTCTTATAAAGCCAAGAAGGCAAGGTGCCTTACTAAAAGAAAATCATGCAACACAACTATGGAGGATTATGCGCATGAAAAACAAAGGTTTTACCCTCATTGAACTGATGATCGTAGTGGCGATTATTGCCATTATCGCGGCCATCGCTATCCCGAACTTGCTCCGTTCGCGCTTGCAGTCCAACGAATCTGCAGCCATTGCCAACCTGAAGACGCTGGTCGGCGCGGAAACCGCTTTTGCTGCTGCAAATGGCGGCTACACCGCTGACTGGGATCTGCTGAACACGCCGGATGAAGGCCCTCCCTTCCTTGATATCGAACTCGGCGGCGGCATTGTCCAAGGCTATACCTATGCTCTCGAAGAAGACGGCGAAGAAGTAACAGAGGACAGTGATTTCTTCACCAACTTCACCTGCACCGCCAGCCCCGCCACCGACTCCGGCGCGGGCGCGGGAGCCACCGGTATCCGTGTTTTCTGGGTCGACGCCGGCGGTGTCATCCGCTTGGATGATGCAGACGGTAACCCCATCTGAAACTAATCCGTGACCGAAAGGTCTCACCGTATTTTGCTAACACGGCGATGTTCACCCATCGCCGTGTTTTTTTTATTTGATTTTAATGAGTCTCAATTCCTCCATCCCCTCCACCACAAAAAAGTCTCCCTTGTTTCAACCCGTCCCTATCGTAGAAGTTCCTCACCATATTCTTTTTTTTGATCGGTATCATGCTGCGAATAAGAGTTGGCTTCCTTCTCCAAAGAATGAATAGTTGATGTTGAATCGCCTAATCAGGTACTCTTTTACAGAGCGCACATGGAAGGGCTGTGTGCGTTTGTAAACACACTATCGTGTATCCGGCATCGGTGACTCATGCCGGCTCAAAGAATCTTTACAACCCCGGGAGTGAGAACATGGCTAAGAAGACGGTTAATGTTGCAATGATTGGCGCTCAGTTTATGGGTAAGGCCCATAGCAATGCTTGGCGCAAGGTGGACATGTTTTTTGATCTGCCGGTCAAACCGGTAATGAAAGTGATGTGCGGTAAGTTTCCTGAAGAGCTTGCGACAGCAGAACGGTATGGCTGGGAAGAGACTTCGCTGGATTGGAAAGAAGTGGTGAATCGTCCGGATATGGATATCGTGGATATTTGCAAGCCCAACTTTCTGCATCCTGTCATGGCTACTGAAGCGGCAATACCCGGCAAACATATTGTTTGTGAAAAGCCCCTTGCCAACACGCTGCAAGAAGCGAAAGATATGTTGAAAGCCGCAGAGAACGCAAAAGTAAAACACATGTGCGGCTTTTCCTATCGTTATGCGCCTGCCGTTCAGAGCATGAAAAAACTGATCGCGTCGGGTAAGTTAGGCGAAATTTATCATTTTCGCGCGGCCTACCAACAAGACTGGATTATGAGCCCTGACTTCCCGATGGTTTGGCGTTTGAAAAAGAAACATACCGGCTCCGGCGCTCTCGGTGATATCGGCGCACACGTCACGGATCTGTGACACTTCTTAGTCGGTCCCGTCGGTGAAGTAACCAGCGCAATGGAGACCTTTATTAAACGTCGTGTTATCGCTGATTCTGATGTGGGCGCTTGGGCGGCGAAAGGCAGCAAGAAAACCAAAAAGTACGACACTGTCGACGTTGACGATGCCGCCATTTTCATCGGCCGCATTAAAGGGAAGAACACCCTTGCATCCTTTGAAGTAACGCGTTTTGCCGGCGGCCGCCGCAATTACAACGCCATCGAAATTTACGGCAGCAAAGGCTCTCTGCTCTGGAATCAGGAAGATATGAATGAATTCCACTATTATAATTGCGCCGATCCAGAAGGCTTGCAGGGCTTCCGCAAAGTACTGGCTTGCGATCCCGGTCATCCTTATGTAAATTCTTGGTGGCCCCCCGGACACATTATCGGCTATGAACATTTATTTGTCCACGAGATTTATGAATTCTTGTCTTGCTTGAAGAAAAAGAAACCTACCTATTCCACCTTTGAAGATGCTGTCAATTGTCAGTCTGTACTGGAAGCGGTGGAAAAGGCTGCCTCGACCAAACAATGGATCAAAGTGTGATCCTTCTGCTGATCTGATTATCTATTTGGAAATATAAAAACTATAAAGGAGTAGTCGAATGAAACTAGGGTTATTAACGGCAATGTTCAGCGAAAAACCGCTGAAGGAAGTACTTGAACTGATCCGCCCCCTTGAATTGCAAACTGTTGAACTGGGTACCGGTAATTTTCCGGGCGACCCCCACTGTCCGCGCCGCGCTTTGCTTGACTCCAAGCCCATGCGCACAGAATTGCTTGACACCCTCAAAGGAGAAGGCCTTGAAATCAGCGCGCTCAGCTGCCACGGCAACCCCTTGCATCCTGATGAAGGCTACGCCAAAGAAAATCACACGGTTACTTTGGAAACCATCGAATTGGCGAATCTCCTCGGTGTGGAAGTGGTGAATGGTTTCTCCGGATGTCCCGGTTCCGGTCCTTGGGATAAGAAGCCCAATTGGG from Candidatus Hydrogenedentota bacterium includes:
- a CDS encoding MATE family efflux transporter translates to MSGPIILGMLSVTIMEFFDKVMVSYISTDALAGIGSAGIASFSMTTLYMGIISVVSTFVAQCYGRGEHHLCARYGWQGLYLSLLGLVFAAILYPLSAPMFRAMGHTETITALELEYFRIRLAGYVFVGVITALAAFFQAVNRSRIPMYAAIVGNFLNLSLNYLLIFGKFGFPRMGIGGAALATVIAMGIQSVFLLVFFFSRSFREHYGTHRNWRFDWARTHELLRIGIPSALTFFLDVANWWILVAFIVGRLGAVELAASTIALGFIHICFLPAIGLNHGIAAIVGQWLGRSNVALAKARTYTAIKIAMVYMGIMGVLFALFGDKLIMIFFRAEPEVALLGHKILILAAFFQAFDAINIVSTGALRGAGDTRWMMVLTFVMSYLVFLPLAVLFGFVLKGGVLGAWLGATLFIMLLAGLLFRRFYSEAWLGINIFKYSEPGGSAKDPEVSHS
- a CDS encoding prepilin-type N-terminal cleavage/methylation domain-containing protein gives rise to the protein MKNKGFTLIELMIVVAIIAIIAAIAIPNLLRSRLQSNESAAIANLKTLVGAETAFAAANGGYTADWDLLNTPDEGPPFLDIELGGGIVQGYTYALEEDGEEVTEDSDFFTNFTCTASPATDSGAGAGATGIRVFWVDAGGVIRLDDADGNPI